The Methylacidimicrobium sp. B4 genome contains a region encoding:
- a CDS encoding TonB-dependent receptor → MISTTPRPAGGQPLSLLLWVVATGTALASSETLPVPAAPSASPGPEALSPDPATVPTEGSAPALGTTGAPTPAKQQGSLSGMVVTTTVPGESMLPTAIPTESGAYGEPMSVLDTPRQIFPVNQKILQTEGAGTQGVFDPVSTAFLSPGSTAAAGNNLVFAPMIRGMPPLGFINGMQMTMQDAGWWNLPWNYNMVESMDVIEGPPNAVFGELQANGGAVNYITKQPYFDRFRGNVWDTTGMYQNYLWGADIGGPIDKEKKVAYRFSYLGMENGSYYQYQYNDQQNFYLALSARPTDNYSVDFYSDFGTYNFNVMDFLNRPTNELIDNGLYQTGALPPSQVGFGFPNFNTYAGPLVPISLRSTAMNPASGALGMSGMLQLVQNVVIDDDLRIRNNTFAFYIRSSLIDYAQWEDIDVTGDYEVFNRTEVLATLHPEEALFEQHIDAGVELGFQRNVDYEAVSFFGTQNSWSISNPANPALANPNLWNSSLSSSFAAGVGNPLAYGGGDWPIPSAPAGWYFEPLNGYSLTEDSQFWQVAPFYQHNIHFTDQLTLLVGARATGLFITAQTPPGTPAFLSTGYDAAVLMPMVNVSPVYKPFPWMTAYFDYNWGYTSAVGVMGGYTPFYDGAEFRLVNQLIEGGFKFSLLQDKLYITTAGFSQDFYIANMGMPPTPAYIKGFELALTYQPSRNFWARVQYMLANGTENWSGMPVGPFQFQTYSTSTALAQGLPLNNAANYPPGKYAFVGWPDQTLSAMVTYQTDGGLGVTLSALVLSNQYLDYAYNLEIPTEYVINARLYYATPRWDFAVNIYNLTDNRHLWFPYGPGVTFGREMDTEQIVAGLPFWVQGNVAYKF, encoded by the coding sequence GTGATCTCGACGACTCCCCGACCAGCGGGAGGACAACCGCTCTCCCTCCTTCTCTGGGTGGTTGCGACGGGCACAGCCCTCGCCTCCTCGGAGACCCTTCCCGTTCCCGCCGCTCCCTCCGCCAGCCCCGGGCCCGAGGCCCTCTCTCCCGATCCAGCGACCGTCCCAACGGAGGGATCGGCTCCGGCCCTCGGAACGACTGGTGCGCCAACGCCCGCAAAGCAGCAGGGCAGCCTCTCCGGCATGGTGGTCACCACAACCGTCCCCGGCGAGTCGATGCTGCCGACAGCGATACCGACGGAGTCGGGGGCCTACGGAGAGCCGATGAGCGTTCTCGACACCCCTCGCCAGATTTTCCCCGTAAACCAGAAGATCTTGCAGACCGAGGGAGCGGGCACCCAAGGAGTCTTCGATCCAGTGAGCACCGCCTTCCTCTCGCCGGGCTCGACGGCCGCCGCGGGGAACAACCTCGTCTTTGCTCCCATGATCCGCGGCATGCCGCCCTTGGGATTCATCAACGGGATGCAGATGACGATGCAGGACGCGGGCTGGTGGAACCTTCCCTGGAACTACAACATGGTCGAGTCGATGGACGTGATCGAGGGCCCACCCAACGCGGTCTTCGGCGAGCTCCAGGCCAACGGGGGTGCCGTCAACTACATCACCAAGCAGCCCTACTTCGACCGGTTCCGCGGCAATGTCTGGGACACGACCGGCATGTACCAGAATTACCTCTGGGGTGCGGATATCGGCGGGCCGATCGACAAGGAGAAGAAGGTCGCCTACCGCTTCAGCTACCTAGGGATGGAGAATGGGAGCTACTATCAGTACCAGTACAACGACCAGCAGAACTTCTACCTGGCCTTGAGCGCTCGCCCCACCGACAACTACTCGGTCGACTTCTACTCCGATTTCGGCACCTACAACTTCAACGTGATGGACTTCCTGAATCGGCCGACCAACGAGCTCATCGACAACGGCCTCTACCAGACCGGCGCCCTTCCCCCTTCGCAGGTCGGCTTCGGATTTCCCAACTTCAACACCTACGCGGGACCGCTGGTTCCGATCAGCCTCCGCTCGACCGCGATGAATCCGGCCAGCGGCGCCCTAGGCATGAGCGGGATGCTTCAACTAGTGCAAAATGTCGTCATCGACGACGACCTGCGCATTCGAAACAACACCTTCGCCTTCTACATCCGCAGCTCGCTCATCGACTATGCGCAATGGGAGGACATCGACGTGACAGGAGACTACGAGGTCTTCAATCGGACGGAGGTCCTGGCCACTCTCCATCCGGAAGAGGCCCTCTTCGAGCAGCACATCGATGCGGGAGTCGAGCTCGGCTTCCAACGCAACGTCGACTACGAGGCCGTCTCTTTCTTTGGCACGCAGAACTCCTGGAGCATTAGCAACCCGGCCAATCCCGCGCTCGCCAATCCCAACCTATGGAACTCCTCCCTTTCGAGCTCCTTCGCAGCGGGAGTGGGAAATCCCCTCGCCTACGGCGGAGGAGATTGGCCCATCCCATCGGCTCCCGCCGGATGGTATTTCGAGCCCTTGAACGGCTACTCGCTCACCGAAGATTCGCAGTTCTGGCAGGTCGCCCCCTTCTACCAGCACAACATCCACTTTACCGATCAGCTCACCCTGCTGGTCGGCGCCCGGGCAACCGGCCTCTTCATCACCGCCCAAACGCCTCCAGGCACCCCGGCCTTCCTCTCGACCGGATACGATGCGGCGGTGCTCATGCCGATGGTCAACGTGAGCCCGGTCTACAAGCCCTTCCCCTGGATGACCGCCTACTTCGACTACAACTGGGGCTATACGAGTGCGGTGGGGGTCATGGGAGGCTATACGCCCTTTTACGATGGGGCGGAGTTCCGGCTGGTCAATCAGCTCATTGAAGGAGGCTTCAAGTTCAGCCTGCTCCAGGACAAGCTCTACATCACCACCGCGGGCTTCAGCCAGGATTTCTACATCGCCAACATGGGCATGCCTCCGACGCCAGCCTACATCAAGGGATTCGAGCTCGCGCTCACCTACCAGCCGAGCAGGAACTTCTGGGCGCGCGTCCAATATATGCTCGCCAACGGCACCGAGAACTGGTCGGGGATGCCCGTCGGCCCCTTTCAGTTTCAGACCTATTCGACCTCGACTGCACTCGCCCAGGGGCTTCCGCTCAACAACGCGGCCAACTATCCCCCCGGAAAGTATGCCTTTGTCGGGTGGCCCGATCAGACCTTGAGCGCCATGGTCACCTACCAGACCGACGGAGGACTGGGTGTCACCCTTTCGGCGCTCGTCCTGAGCAACCAGTATCTCGACTATGCCTACAACCTCGAGATCCCCACCGAATATGTCATCAACGCGCGCCTCTACTACGCCACACCCCGGTGGGATTTCGCAGTCAATATCTATAACCTGACCGACAACCGGCATCTCTGGTTTCCCTATGGCCCGGGGGTGACCTTCGGGAGAGAGATGGACACCGAGCAGATCGTGGCGGGCCTCCCTTTCTGGGTCCAGGGCAATGTCGCCTACAAGTTCTAG